The Pseudomonas kermanshahensis genome includes a window with the following:
- a CDS encoding TonB-dependent receptor: MSFASTRLSVPLRHLALACALGSLLSPGMALADSQPLALDFPSQSLETTVHALARQSGVAIAADSRVLAGRTAPALHGRFSVLQALQQLLIGTDLVAEEHNGVVTLRSTAEDGALTLGATNVNAAGFNSELPEAYSGGQVARGARLGMLGNRDIMDTPFNITAYTAKTIADQQSGTVGAVLRNDPSIRFSTGEGHAYENFMIRGYGLESSELAVNGLYGLAPDGHVPTEFLERVEVLKGPSALLSGMAPNGGVGGNVNLVPKRAGDAPLTRLTTSYVSDGYFAQHIDVARRFADGRLGVRFNGVYGSGDMGVDEQSKDRTLAALALDYRGDDFKLELDAYETHEKLDNGSPMMAGFSELGYVTKAPKPDTNVLEGIYAKQVSKAVVLRGEYQLNDDWTAFASVGGARTYYDGFLNGTRIRVQAADGSAKGQTYNQAGYTHSLASEAGLRGNFMTGPVTHQLVLTTSLLHQDIGRAPTVTGATYDTNLYRPVKGVIAGDHGSNDKTGDNTLSSFALADTLGFFDERVLLTLGARAQRVRQKMSKPTAYDERKLTPAFGIVVKPWDAPVSLYANYIEGLTQGGTVTEVGALNKDEQFAPYVAKQMEAGVKWDLGTFSHTLAVFQIEKPSMVKNTRGDTFWYTDDGEQRNRGVEWNMFGEAAPGVRLLGGVTYTRAELSKTANGTLDGNTARGVPAWSANLGAEWDLPWVDGLTLTALGIHSSSQYLDDENTLKIPQWTRYDLGARYATRVLSKDVTLRASLENVENRAYWAGVFNPGYATVSEPRTLKLSASVDF, encoded by the coding sequence ATGTCGTTCGCCTCCACCCGTTTATCCGTGCCACTGCGCCACCTGGCCCTGGCCTGTGCCTTGGGCAGCCTGTTGTCGCCGGGCATGGCCCTGGCTGACAGCCAGCCACTGGCCCTGGATTTTCCGAGCCAATCGCTGGAAACCACGGTGCACGCGCTTGCCCGCCAGTCCGGTGTGGCCATTGCCGCTGACAGCCGGGTACTCGCGGGCCGTACTGCGCCAGCCCTGCATGGGCGCTTCAGCGTGCTGCAAGCCTTGCAGCAGTTGCTGATCGGCACCGACCTGGTGGCCGAGGAGCACAACGGCGTGGTGACCCTGCGCAGCACCGCCGAGGACGGCGCCTTGACCCTCGGCGCCACCAACGTCAACGCCGCCGGTTTCAACAGTGAACTGCCCGAGGCCTACAGCGGCGGCCAGGTGGCGCGCGGTGCACGGCTTGGCATGCTGGGCAATCGCGACATCATGGACACGCCGTTCAACATCACCGCCTACACCGCCAAGACCATCGCCGACCAGCAGAGCGGCACGGTTGGCGCCGTGCTGCGCAATGACCCGTCGATCCGCTTCAGCACCGGCGAAGGCCATGCCTACGAGAACTTCATGATCCGTGGCTACGGCCTGGAATCCTCGGAGCTGGCGGTAAATGGCTTGTACGGCCTGGCGCCGGATGGCCATGTGCCGACCGAATTCCTCGAACGGGTCGAAGTGCTTAAAGGCCCAAGCGCATTGCTCAGCGGCATGGCGCCCAATGGCGGGGTGGGCGGCAATGTCAACCTGGTACCCAAGCGTGCCGGCGATGCTCCACTGACCCGGCTGACCACAAGCTACGTTTCCGACGGCTACTTTGCCCAGCACATCGACGTGGCCCGACGCTTTGCGGATGGGCGCTTGGGTGTCCGCTTCAATGGGGTGTATGGCAGTGGCGACATGGGCGTCGACGAACAGTCGAAGGACCGCACGCTGGCCGCCCTGGCGCTGGATTACCGAGGTGACGACTTCAAGCTCGAATTGGATGCCTACGAGACCCATGAGAAACTCGACAACGGCAGCCCGATGATGGCGGGCTTCAGCGAGCTGGGATACGTGACCAAGGCGCCCAAGCCCGATACCAACGTGCTGGAAGGCATCTATGCCAAACAAGTCAGCAAGGCAGTGGTGCTGCGTGGCGAGTACCAGCTCAACGACGACTGGACGGCATTTGCCAGTGTGGGTGGGGCGCGCACGTACTACGACGGCTTCCTGAACGGCACCCGCATCCGAGTACAGGCGGCCGATGGCAGCGCCAAGGGGCAGACATACAACCAGGCCGGCTACACCCACAGCCTGGCCAGCGAGGCCGGCCTGCGTGGAAACTTCATGACGGGGCCGGTCACCCACCAGCTGGTGTTGACGACGTCGCTGCTGCACCAGGACATCGGCCGAGCGCCCACGGTCACCGGCGCCACCTACGACACCAACCTCTATCGCCCGGTCAAAGGGGTGATTGCCGGTGATCACGGCTCGAACGACAAGACCGGCGACAATACCTTGTCCAGCTTCGCCCTGGCCGACACCCTCGGTTTCTTCGACGAGCGTGTGTTGCTGACCCTGGGTGCGCGTGCCCAGCGGGTTCGGCAGAAGATGAGCAAACCAACGGCCTATGACGAACGCAAACTGACCCCGGCCTTTGGCATCGTGGTCAAGCCTTGGGATGCGCCGGTGTCGCTGTACGCCAACTACATCGAAGGCCTGACCCAAGGTGGCACGGTGACCGAGGTGGGGGCCCTGAACAAGGACGAGCAATTTGCGCCGTACGTGGCCAAGCAGATGGAAGCGGGCGTGAAGTGGGACCTGGGCACGTTCAGCCATACCCTGGCAGTGTTCCAGATCGAGAAACCCAGCATGGTCAAGAACACCCGCGGCGACACCTTCTGGTACACCGATGATGGCGAGCAGCGCAACCGTGGCGTGGAATGGAACATGTTCGGTGAAGCCGCCCCTGGCGTACGCCTGCTGGGCGGGGTGACCTACACCCGCGCCGAACTGAGCAAGACGGCCAACGGTACCCTGGATGGCAACACCGCCCGCGGTGTACCGGCCTGGTCGGCCAACCTCGGCGCCGAGTGGGACCTGCCCTGGGTCGATGGCCTGACCCTGACGGCACTGGGCATTCACAGCAGCTCGCAGTACCTGGACGACGAGAACACGCTGAAAATCCCACAATGGACGCGCTACGACCTGGGCGCTCGCTACGCCACCCGCGTGCTGAGCAAGGACGTGACCCTGCGCGCCAGCCTGGAGAACGTCGAGAATCGTGCCTACTGGGCGGGGGTGTTCAACCCGGGGTATGCCACCGTCAGCGAACCGCGCACCTTGAAGCTGTCCGCCAGCGTCGACTTCTGA
- a CDS encoding alpha/beta hydrolase-fold protein → MNRISLIRCALLLALTSAVAQAASEATLQPGQAVNGQAMSAGSTVWHVGLKAGDLVRGRVDGDVSLRLLDPQGRPLRLLIDGQDQPRAFIFVADSPGAYGLRAEPLDGRPGAPFSLRLEQVLARAEQQQSPPRLASPALAELAGQLAQGGDTEAFWNARKAQGTPLVERLPGQPQQRLVTFLWRGAQHNVRMFGAPSGRHEALQRLGTSDVWYASFEVPASTRLSYQMAPDVPPSDDRRVILATTRRDPLNPATFADSSGDAWLSRSRLELPDAPPQPWVAERPGIARGTLERKRLASDELGNTRDVYLYRPAGWRPGAAGQALLVLFDAHAYTRQVPTPTLLDNLIADGLIPPTAAIIIANPSDLSRQQELPPNPRFARFMAEDLMPWARQHGLSAPAARTVIAGSSYGGLAASYLGLMHPELFGNVLSLSGSYWWAKDGEEPGWLTREYVKATPKPLRFYLQSGLFEGPTILDTNRHLRDVLRAKGYAVEAVEYPAGHDYLQWRGSLPCGLVSLIGRPGEASSQACAEYR, encoded by the coding sequence ATGAACCGCATCTCTCTCATCCGTTGCGCCTTGCTGCTGGCGTTGACCAGCGCCGTGGCGCAGGCTGCAAGCGAAGCCACGCTGCAGCCCGGTCAGGCTGTCAACGGCCAGGCCATGTCCGCAGGCAGCACGGTCTGGCACGTTGGGCTCAAGGCGGGCGACCTGGTGCGCGGCCGGGTCGACGGCGACGTCAGCCTGCGCCTGCTGGACCCGCAGGGCAGGCCCTTGCGCCTGTTGATCGACGGCCAGGACCAGCCGCGCGCGTTCATCTTTGTCGCCGACAGCCCGGGGGCATACGGCTTGCGTGCAGAGCCACTGGACGGGCGCCCGGGCGCCCCTTTCAGCCTGCGCCTGGAGCAGGTACTGGCGCGTGCCGAGCAGCAGCAAAGCCCACCACGGCTGGCCAGCCCGGCCCTGGCCGAGTTGGCCGGGCAGCTTGCCCAGGGCGGTGATACCGAGGCGTTCTGGAACGCGCGAAAGGCCCAGGGCACGCCACTGGTCGAGCGGCTACCGGGCCAGCCGCAGCAGCGCCTGGTGACGTTTCTGTGGCGCGGCGCCCAGCACAATGTGCGGATGTTCGGCGCGCCTTCGGGCCGTCACGAAGCGCTGCAACGGCTTGGCACCAGCGATGTCTGGTACGCCAGTTTCGAGGTCCCGGCCAGCACCCGGCTCAGCTACCAAATGGCGCCTGATGTGCCACCGTCGGATGACCGCCGGGTGATTCTTGCCACCACGCGCCGCGACCCGCTCAACCCTGCCACCTTCGCCGACAGCAGCGGTGATGCCTGGCTGTCGCGTTCACGCCTGGAATTACCGGATGCGCCGCCGCAACCCTGGGTAGCCGAGCGGCCGGGTATCGCCCGTGGCACGCTCGAACGCAAGCGCCTGGCCAGCGACGAGCTGGGCAACACGCGCGATGTCTACCTGTACCGACCGGCTGGCTGGCGCCCGGGTGCTGCAGGCCAGGCCTTGCTGGTGCTGTTCGATGCCCACGCCTATACCCGCCAAGTGCCTACGCCGACCCTTCTCGACAACCTGATCGCCGATGGCCTGATCCCGCCCACGGCAGCCATCATCATCGCCAACCCCAGCGACCTCAGCCGCCAGCAGGAGCTGCCACCCAACCCACGGTTCGCCCGCTTCATGGCTGAAGACCTGATGCCCTGGGCGCGACAACACGGCTTGAGTGCACCCGCGGCCCGTACGGTCATCGCCGGCTCCAGCTACGGGGGGCTGGCCGCGTCCTACCTGGGCCTGATGCACCCTGAGCTGTTCGGCAATGTGCTGAGCCTGTCGGGGTCGTACTGGTGGGCCAAGGACGGGGAAGAGCCAGGCTGGCTGACCCGTGAGTACGTCAAGGCAACCCCCAAGCCGCTGCGTTTTTACCTGCAATCGGGGCTGTTCGAAGGCCCGACGATTCTGGATACCAACCGCCACCTGCGCGATGTGTTGCGTGCCAAGGGCTATGCGGTGGAAGCGGTGGAGTACCCCGCGGGGCATGATTACCTGCAATGGCGCGGGTCACTGCCGTGTGGCCTGGTGAGCCTGATCGGCAGGCCGGGTGAGGCCAGTTCCCAGGCGTGCGCTGAATACCGTTGA
- a CDS encoding DUF4917 family protein gives MPALDAYLTPWPELDQRHPCDALLLGNGASRALWKPFGYFSLFEEAQRAGRKKGLAISDQALFKSLATELFEPVLSALNSTVRVNAALAINSTAPLNRYYSIKEALIHAVRTVHLPWPLMPAATLAMLNQALRGYRNVYTSNYDLIVPWAVQHAPKGFAELFDEQGFFDVRRTRSEGTRVLHLHGGLHLLKLPDGTTRQRSAESAELLDGFAVNIPGEVPLFINEDRSDEKLRAIRHSDYLSWCLAQLAQESQGLCLFGQHLDSSDQHLVEAVRQAHPRHLSIAIRPLGEASVINQKQHFIDRFGDLPATALHFFDASTHPLGLADLAIDVPAARR, from the coding sequence ATGCCCGCACTTGACGCTTACCTCACCCCCTGGCCAGAACTCGACCAACGCCACCCTTGCGACGCCCTGCTGCTGGGCAACGGCGCCAGCCGTGCACTGTGGAAGCCGTTTGGCTATTTCTCGCTGTTCGAGGAAGCGCAGCGCGCGGGCCGCAAAAAAGGCCTGGCGATCAGCGACCAAGCCTTGTTCAAGTCACTCGCCACCGAATTGTTCGAGCCCGTGCTCAGTGCCCTCAACAGCACGGTGCGGGTCAACGCGGCCCTGGCCATCAACTCCACGGCACCGCTGAACCGCTACTACTCGATCAAGGAAGCGCTGATTCATGCCGTGCGCACGGTGCACCTGCCATGGCCTTTGATGCCAGCCGCCACGCTGGCCATGTTGAACCAGGCCTTGCGCGGCTATCGCAACGTCTACACCAGCAACTACGACCTGATCGTGCCTTGGGCCGTGCAGCACGCCCCCAAAGGTTTTGCCGAGCTGTTCGATGAGCAAGGCTTTTTCGACGTACGCCGCACCCGCAGTGAAGGCACCCGCGTGCTGCACCTGCATGGCGGCCTGCACCTGTTGAAACTGCCGGATGGCACCACCCGCCAACGCAGCGCAGAGAGCGCCGAGTTGCTCGATGGCTTTGCCGTGAACATTCCGGGTGAAGTGCCCTTGTTCATCAATGAAGACCGCAGCGACGAAAAGCTGCGCGCCATTCGTCACTCGGACTACCTCAGCTGGTGCTTGGCGCAATTGGCGCAGGAGAGCCAGGGGCTATGCCTGTTCGGGCAGCATCTGGACAGCAGTGACCAGCACCTCGTCGAGGCGGTTCGACAGGCACACCCTCGCCATTTGTCGATTGCCATTCGGCCGTTGGGGGAGGCGTCGGTGATCAATCAGAAGCAGCACTTCATCGACCGGTTCGGGGATTTACCGGCGACTGCGCTGCACTTTTTCGATGCGAGTACGCACCCGTTGGGGTTGGCTGACTTGGCGATCGACGTGCCGGCTGCTCGGCGTTGA
- a CDS encoding FecR family protein yields the protein MADPVAARKVQQALVYLAAMHGDDPTRVREASGQALRWRRKSDEHERAWLEAEQRWQLVHRLAPQLRGALQPQPHDPSRRRLLRQGGALAVLLAAGGWLGWMWQRTGAFQQDLQTAHGEQPRSLALPDGSQLLVAAESNLRIRFDHGQRQVMLLHGNVFFDVAHEHWRPFHISTRVGSVQVLGTAFTVSDRGDRVFVAVARGRVQVRDLHGGERTLGAGERVCIDGQGRLSNLHAQGQLGPDVDHWQRGWWSYTDQSLREVIGELNAYLPRPVLLAPEVAELKLTGSFPIDQPQKLLDALPRILPVRLSERQGRVELLAR from the coding sequence ATGGCTGACCCGGTTGCCGCACGCAAGGTGCAACAGGCCTTGGTCTACCTCGCGGCGATGCATGGCGACGACCCCACGCGTGTGCGCGAAGCCAGCGGCCAGGCGCTGCGCTGGCGGCGTAAGAGCGACGAACATGAGCGCGCCTGGCTTGAGGCCGAGCAGCGCTGGCAACTGGTGCATCGCCTGGCGCCGCAATTGCGCGGTGCCCTTCAGCCGCAGCCGCATGACCCGAGCCGTCGGCGCCTGCTGCGCCAGGGCGGCGCGTTGGCGGTACTGCTGGCGGCAGGTGGCTGGCTGGGCTGGATGTGGCAGCGCACCGGCGCATTCCAGCAAGACCTGCAGACCGCGCACGGCGAACAGCCCCGCAGCCTGGCCTTGCCCGATGGCAGCCAACTGCTGGTGGCGGCCGAGAGCAACCTGCGTATCCGCTTCGACCATGGCCAGCGCCAGGTGATGCTGCTGCACGGCAATGTCTTCTTCGACGTCGCCCATGAGCACTGGAGGCCCTTCCATATCAGCACCCGTGTGGGCAGTGTGCAGGTGCTGGGCACCGCCTTCACGGTCAGCGACCGGGGTGACCGGGTGTTCGTGGCGGTGGCCCGCGGCCGGGTTCAGGTGCGTGACCTGCACGGTGGCGAGCGCACCCTTGGCGCTGGCGAACGCGTCTGCATTGATGGTCAGGGGCGCCTGAGCAACCTGCATGCGCAGGGGCAGCTCGGCCCGGACGTCGACCATTGGCAACGCGGTTGGTGGTCTTACACCGACCAGTCGCTGCGTGAAGTGATCGGCGAGCTCAATGCCTATCTGCCGCGGCCCGTGCTGCTGGCGCCGGAAGTCGCCGAACTGAAGCTGACCGGCAGCTTCCCCATCGACCAGCCGCAGAAACTGCTGGATGCGTTGCCACGCATTCTGCCGGTGCGCCTGAGCGAACGGCAGGGCAGGGTGGAACTGTTGGCGCGCTGA
- a CDS encoding RNA polymerase sigma factor has translation MTSFSTPWSGPAPALQAVVDDLLANYSDLRRYLSGRLRNPDDAADIAQSSFAQAYAHALNAPVLNARALLFQAARNLCIDQYRRRSTELTALEDWLVRVDGLSPSVEDILIAREQLQQLIALIERMPRLRREVFVRVRLYGQSHREVCEALTLSAKSVELHIARAVFDLSELRLASRHG, from the coding sequence ATGACATCCTTTTCCACACCCTGGAGCGGCCCTGCGCCGGCCTTGCAGGCGGTCGTCGATGATCTGCTGGCCAACTACAGTGACCTGCGTCGCTACCTCAGCGGGCGCCTACGCAACCCCGACGACGCCGCTGACATCGCTCAGTCCAGCTTTGCCCAGGCCTATGCTCACGCGCTGAATGCGCCGGTACTCAATGCGCGCGCGTTGTTGTTCCAGGCGGCGCGTAACTTGTGCATCGATCAGTACCGGCGGCGCAGCACCGAGTTGACGGCGCTGGAGGACTGGCTGGTGCGCGTCGACGGCTTGAGCCCCAGCGTCGAGGACATCCTGATCGCGCGCGAGCAGTTGCAGCAACTGATTGCACTGATCGAGCGCATGCCGCGCCTGCGCCGTGAAGTGTTCGTGCGGGTGCGGCTGTATGGCCAGAGCCACCGCGAAGTGTGTGAGGCGCTGACGCTGTCGGCCAAGTCGGTGGAATTGCACATCGCCCGCGCGGTGTTCGACCTCTCCGAACTGCGCCTGGCCAGCCGCCATGGCTGA
- a CDS encoding class I SAM-dependent methyltransferase, translating to MSASPSASTAPEARAQFLELLSAALHGNTLVKLVLARHVGADQTLQRIIAKPLQVKGQPCLSLVYRHQTRDITRNLPLEQAEALVAELLPDSFRNAHLFDADGEVQLTFSKKGKPMLQRHGAQAPRDAAASSGHDREKKRYLELSRPFLRDLGVTDAQGALIPSMSRKWKQINKFIEVFEHALASAPLPAEQALRVADFGSGKGYLTFAMHDYLRNTLGRDAQVTGVELRQEMVDLCNAAASRLDHPGLEFQCGDVRSVVPEAIEVMIALHACDIATDYAIHTGIRCNAAIIMCSPCCHKQIRPQLHSPGLLQPMLQYGLHLGQQAEMLTDSLRALYLEACGYETKVFEFISLEHTNKNKMILAVKRKQPVDNAALLEKIAQLKGFYGVQEHCLETLLRGDGLIEG from the coding sequence AGAGGCGCGCGCCCAGTTCCTTGAGCTGCTGAGCGCTGCCCTGCACGGCAATACCTTGGTCAAACTGGTGCTGGCGCGCCATGTGGGTGCCGATCAGACCCTGCAGCGGATCATCGCCAAGCCACTGCAGGTCAAGGGCCAGCCCTGCCTGTCATTGGTGTATCGCCACCAGACCCGTGACATCACCCGCAACCTGCCACTGGAGCAGGCCGAAGCGCTGGTTGCCGAGCTGCTGCCTGACAGCTTTCGCAATGCGCACCTGTTCGATGCGGACGGCGAAGTGCAGCTGACCTTCAGCAAGAAAGGCAAGCCCATGCTCCAGCGCCACGGCGCCCAGGCGCCGCGTGATGCGGCTGCGAGCAGTGGCCATGACCGGGAGAAAAAGCGTTACCTGGAGCTGTCGCGGCCCTTTTTGCGTGACCTGGGCGTGACCGATGCGCAAGGTGCGCTGATCCCGTCGATGTCGCGCAAGTGGAAGCAGATCAACAAGTTCATCGAGGTGTTCGAGCACGCCCTGGCCAGCGCGCCGCTGCCGGCCGAACAGGCCCTGCGCGTAGCCGACTTTGGCTCGGGCAAGGGTTACCTGACCTTCGCCATGCACGACTACCTGCGCAACACGCTGGGCCGCGATGCCCAGGTGACCGGCGTGGAGCTGCGCCAGGAGATGGTCGACCTGTGCAACGCCGCGGCCTCGCGCCTGGACCACCCAGGCCTTGAATTCCAGTGCGGCGATGTACGCAGCGTGGTGCCCGAAGCCATCGAGGTGATGATCGCCCTGCACGCCTGCGACATCGCCACCGACTACGCCATCCACACCGGCATCCGCTGCAACGCCGCGATCATCATGTGCTCGCCGTGCTGCCACAAACAGATCCGCCCGCAACTGCACAGCCCAGGCTTGCTACAGCCGATGCTGCAGTATGGGTTGCACCTGGGGCAGCAGGCCGAGATGCTCACTGACAGCCTGCGAGCGCTGTACCTGGAAGCCTGTGGCTATGAAACCAAGGTGTTCGAGTTCATTTCGTTGGAACACACCAACAAGAACAAGATGATTCTCGCGGTGAAGCGCAAACAGCCGGTGGATAACGCGGCGCTGCTGGAGAAGATTGCGCAACTCAAGGGGTTTTATGGGGTGCAGGAGCATTGCCTGGAGACGTTGTTGCGGGGGGATGGGTTGATTGAGGGTTGA
- a CDS encoding SulP family inorganic anion transporter — protein MFLSRWLPGLANLLHYRREWFHADLQAGLSVAAIQIPIAIAYAQIVGLPPQYGLYACVLPMMVYALIGSSRQLMVGPDAATCAMIAGAVAPLALGDPQRIAELSVIVTVLVGVMLIGAGLARAGFIASFFSRPILIGYLNGIGLSLIAGQLSKVVGFKIEGDGFILSLVNFLQRLGEIHGVTLAIGLSALALLIWLPRRYPRLPAALVAVALFTVVVGLFGLDRFGVAILGPVPAGMPQLAWPQSNLAEMKSLLRDALGIATVSFCSAMLTARSFAARHGYAINANHEFVALGVSNLAAGMSQGFAISGADSRTAVNDMVGGKSQLVGIIAALVIALILLFFTAPMAWIPQAALGAVLLMAGWGLIDIKSLKSIRRLSRFEFWLCLLTTVGVLGLGVLPGIVFAVTLAILRLLYSIYQPTDAVLGWLPGTEGQVDIRKFKDARTVPGLVVYRFDDAILFFNADYFKMRLLEAVQSQAQPKVVLFDAEAVTSIDVSGIAALREVRDTLAAQGIFFAIARARGTFLRMLVRSGMAREMEDKLLFGSVRAGIRAYRVWRNRSRHVSTPE, from the coding sequence ATGTTTCTGTCCCGCTGGCTACCTGGCCTCGCCAACCTGTTGCACTACCGCCGTGAGTGGTTTCATGCCGACCTGCAGGCTGGGCTTTCGGTGGCGGCTATCCAGATCCCCATCGCCATCGCTTACGCACAAATCGTCGGCCTGCCGCCGCAATATGGCCTGTATGCCTGCGTGCTGCCGATGATGGTGTATGCGCTGATCGGCAGCTCGCGTCAGCTGATGGTCGGCCCGGATGCCGCCACCTGCGCGATGATCGCCGGGGCCGTGGCACCGTTGGCGCTGGGCGACCCGCAGCGTATTGCCGAGCTGTCGGTAATTGTCACCGTGCTGGTGGGCGTGATGCTGATCGGGGCGGGCCTGGCCAGGGCCGGGTTCATCGCCAGCTTCTTCTCACGGCCGATCCTGATCGGCTACCTCAATGGCATTGGCCTGAGCCTGATCGCCGGGCAGTTGTCCAAGGTGGTCGGGTTCAAGATCGAGGGCGATGGGTTCATCCTGAGCCTGGTCAACTTCCTCCAGCGCCTGGGCGAGATTCATGGGGTGACCCTGGCCATCGGCCTGTCCGCGCTGGCGCTGCTGATCTGGCTACCGCGGCGCTACCCACGGCTACCGGCGGCGCTGGTGGCGGTGGCGCTGTTCACGGTTGTGGTAGGCCTGTTCGGCCTGGACCGCTTCGGTGTCGCCATCCTCGGCCCGGTACCGGCCGGCATGCCGCAACTGGCTTGGCCACAGAGCAACCTGGCAGAAATGAAAAGCCTGCTGCGCGACGCCCTGGGTATTGCCACCGTCAGTTTCTGCAGCGCCATGCTCACAGCGCGCAGTTTTGCCGCACGCCATGGCTACGCCATCAACGCCAACCATGAATTCGTGGCACTCGGGGTGAGCAACCTGGCGGCCGGGATGTCCCAAGGCTTTGCCATCAGTGGCGCCGACTCGCGTACCGCAGTCAACGACATGGTCGGCGGCAAGAGCCAACTGGTCGGCATCATCGCTGCGCTGGTGATCGCCCTGATCCTGCTGTTCTTCACCGCCCCTATGGCTTGGATCCCCCAGGCGGCGCTGGGGGCCGTGTTGCTGATGGCGGGCTGGGGGCTGATCGACATCAAGTCGTTGAAGAGCATCCGGCGCCTGAGCCGCTTCGAGTTCTGGCTCTGCCTGCTGACCACGGTCGGCGTGCTGGGCCTGGGCGTGCTGCCGGGTATCGTGTTTGCCGTGACCCTGGCGATCCTGCGCCTGCTGTACAGCATCTACCAGCCCACCGACGCAGTGCTGGGCTGGCTGCCGGGCACCGAGGGCCAAGTCGACATCCGCAAATTCAAGGACGCCCGCACCGTACCGGGGTTGGTGGTGTACCGCTTCGACGACGCGATCCTGTTCTTCAACGCCGACTACTTCAAGATGCGCCTGCTGGAAGCCGTGCAGAGCCAGGCCCAGCCCAAGGTCGTGCTGTTCGATGCCGAAGCGGTGACCAGCATCGACGTCAGCGGCATTGCCGCGCTGCGCGAAGTCCGCGACACCCTGGCTGCCCAAGGCATCTTCTTCGCCATCGCCCGCGCCCGCGGCACCTTCCTGCGCATGCTGGTGCGCTCAGGGATGGCACGGGAGATGGAAGACAAACTGCTGTTCGGCTCGGTACGCGCCGGGATCCGCGCGTATCGGGTATGGCGGAACAGGAGTCGCCACGTGTCAACGCCGGAGTAA